A genomic window from Pirellulales bacterium includes:
- a CDS encoding endo-1,4-beta-xylanase, which produces MRFFVDADSAHAPPAWEKTQFINIEGLPYLRRVRWEPPYLILDRGETDSGHLLCAWQTAQHGQIALTTGTLIERAAPYHLGTELARGTLNRVRNQTAMWQIAGMSMPDDLQPLTKAAIQWLARAVTSEEDPQQLKTFAQLSLDLSLQAIHSLTQSYARQTAVARARQTPKQIVLIGAQVPLATPPTGWPASLETACNTIGLSVSWKEIEIAEGEYSWTALDRSLAWSQSQNLRVCLGPILDWGAGAFPDWLTLWEDDFDNLLTVTTDFVRRVVTRYKGRVQLWNAASKINTTPVWVLSDEQRLRLAVKILETIREVDPRTPLILTIDQPTGECLAESAGELTPWHFVDALCRAELGLAGLGLEYRLGFATGESLPRDPLAICQQLDLWSMLNLPLLLFLQYAPQLPHPEQAQSRWLQDVGPVILGKQAVQGLFWNTLVDGPQTAPAASSKSVDTTGPAPGDTTKLDFSGQIRGSQPPVGDTPAATASGPPILPLGLYDQNLRAKAILSVLRELRLKYGN; this is translated from the coding sequence ATGCGGTTTTTTGTTGATGCGGATTCCGCGCACGCCCCTCCCGCCTGGGAAAAGACCCAGTTTATAAATATCGAGGGGCTCCCCTATTTGCGGCGCGTTCGCTGGGAACCTCCGTATTTAATCCTGGATCGAGGGGAAACCGATTCCGGGCATCTGCTTTGCGCCTGGCAAACCGCGCAGCATGGGCAGATTGCGCTGACCACGGGCACGCTGATTGAACGGGCCGCGCCCTATCACCTGGGGACAGAGCTGGCCCGCGGCACGCTCAACCGCGTGCGAAATCAAACCGCCATGTGGCAGATCGCCGGCATGTCCATGCCCGACGACCTGCAGCCGCTCACCAAGGCGGCTATTCAATGGCTCGCCCGCGCCGTGACTAGCGAGGAAGACCCCCAACAGCTAAAAACCTTTGCCCAGCTTAGCCTGGATTTGTCCCTGCAGGCGATTCACAGCCTAACGCAAAGCTATGCCCGGCAAACGGCGGTCGCCCGCGCCCGCCAAACGCCCAAGCAAATCGTTTTGATTGGCGCGCAAGTCCCCTTGGCGACCCCTCCCACGGGTTGGCCCGCGTCGCTGGAAACGGCGTGCAATACGATTGGCCTGTCCGTCAGTTGGAAGGAGATCGAAATCGCCGAGGGAGAGTATTCTTGGACGGCGCTCGACCGCAGCCTGGCTTGGAGCCAATCCCAAAATTTGCGCGTCTGCCTAGGGCCGATCTTAGATTGGGGGGCGGGGGCCTTTCCCGATTGGTTGACGCTGTGGGAGGATGATTTTGACAACTTGCTCACGGTCACAACGGATTTTGTCCGTCGCGTGGTCACCCGTTATAAAGGCCGCGTCCAACTGTGGAACGCCGCGTCCAAGATCAACACCACGCCCGTCTGGGTGCTTAGCGATGAACAGCGCCTGCGGCTGGCGGTCAAAATCTTGGAAACCATCCGCGAAGTTGATCCCCGCACGCCGCTCATCCTGACCATCGACCAGCCCACCGGCGAATGCCTGGCCGAATCCGCCGGCGAACTTACCCCCTGGCATTTTGTCGATGCCCTCTGCCGGGCGGAACTGGGCCTGGCGGGCCTGGGCCTGGAATATCGCCTGGGTTTTGCCACGGGAGAAAGCTTGCCCCGCGATCCGCTGGCCATCTGTCAACAATTGGACTTGTGGAGCATGCTCAACCTGCCGCTCCTCCTATTTTTGCAATATGCCCCCCAACTGCCCCATCCTGAACAAGCCCAAAGCCGCTGGCTGCAAGATGTTGGGCCGGTGATTTTAGGCAAACAAGCGGTGCAGGGTCTGTTTTGGAACACGCTAGTGGACGGGCCGCAAACCGCCCCCGCCGCGTCGAGTAAAAGCGTGGACACCACCGGCCCGGCGCCGGGCGATACGACCAAACTCGATTTTTCTGGACAGATCCGCGGTTCACAACCTCCGGTCGGTGACACGCCCGCGGCCACGGCCAGCGGACCGCCGATTTTACCGTTGGGTCTGTACGATCAAAACCTGCGGGCGAAGGCCATCCTCTCGGTCCTACGGGAGTTGCGATTGAAGTACGGTAATTGA